One window of Pocillopora verrucosa isolate sample1 chromosome 9, ASM3666991v2, whole genome shotgun sequence genomic DNA carries:
- the LOC136283459 gene encoding uncharacterized protein — MVNDLVSTWSPRAKFVDDLSVVEIVPRNSLSVLNFIVQDINQYAVTNNMTLNPSKCKEMSVDFLQYNSCVLRPIVVGNAIVERVASFKLLGVYISRDLTWFTHVNYILKKANKRLYILRALRQSGVSVPDMVNIYCAVIHSVVEYTSPVFSDLPAVLCCALERMQKRALSIILPGVSYQEALCQSDLAPLEVRRAESCVNFVKSVKSGNPLLPICEGLLVNNESKYTLRHQLQHKVIVNTNRFKDFVTFRYAHNIVN, encoded by the coding sequence ATGGTTAATGACCTAGTATCAACATGGTCACCTAGAGCTAAGTTTGTTGATGACCTGTCAGTTGTAGAAATAGTTCCTAGGAACTCACTATCGGTTCTTAATTTTATTGTTCAAGACATAAACCAGTACGCTGTCACTAACAATATGACCCTTAATCCGAGCAAATGTAAGGAAATGAGTGTTGACTTTCTGCAGTATAATAGTTGTGTGCTGCGTCCCATTGTTGTCGGGAATGCAATCGTGGAGCGTGTTGCGTCCTTCAAGTTGCTTGGAGTGTATATCTCGCGCGACTTGACATGGTTCACTCATGTCAACTACATCCTGAAGAAAGCCAACAAAAGGTTATATATATTAAGGGCTCTTAGGCAATCAGGTGTTAGTGTGCCAGACATGGTAAACATATATTGTGCAGTCATCCATTCTGTTGTAGAATACACCTCGCCTGTATTTTCAGATCTGCCTGCAGTTCTATGCTGCGCTCTAGAAAGAATGCAAAAGCGTGCATTGTCAATTATTTTGCCTGGAGTATCGTACCAGGAAGCACTGTGTCAGTCCGACCTTGCGCCGTTGGAAGTTCGTAGGGCTGAGTCGTGCGTCAATTTCGTGAAAAGCGTTAAATCTGGCAACCCACTGCTTCCCATATGTGAGGGGTTGTTggttaataatgaatcaaaatacactctAAGGCACCAGCTTCAACACAAGGTTATTGTTAATACTAATAGGTTTAAAGATTTTGTAACGTTTCGTTATGCACATAATATTGTTAATTAG
- the LOC136283460 gene encoding uncharacterized protein, which translates to MPDTLAQAPAPQQTQVIMSSIQLPAPLSFSGDLEATWKHFYQPDKVIEKFEEYTIGWINETFERYRFNSRNQEPSEGIDAYVSALRNLTKTCNFGSLHDSLVRDRIVFGVQSKHTRQKLLQERKLTLEKCIDICRSNEATSSQMKEIASGSNLEAVNKVEDLTRDKGRSWRCDWKRRNDRNEQSRDNTTRVTKTCHFCGNIHEMNKKKCPAWGKQCQKCNGRNHFASVCKKDRRINHIVEDETDTDSDVEFITSICLEEEYISQVSDNEYPKEIYAEMIINGSSLSFQVDCGASVNILPLKYVGDCAIKPSKKSLRMWNGTNVTPVGWTHVIVRNPKNHRRYSIEFVFVHETFTPLIGARAAQQMKLIKINNSNFITASPTRPSQTEVHQLTSTEKIVQEYADIFEREVGSLPTNMH; encoded by the exons ATGCCCGATACACTCGCCCAAGCACCAGCGCCTCAACAAACGCAAGTCATTATGTCCTCCATTCAACTGCCCGCACCTTTAAGCTTCAGTGGCGATTTAGAAGCAACTTGGAAACACTTCTATCAG CCAGACAAAGTGATTGAGAAATTTGAAGAATACACAATCGGATGGATAAATGAGACGTTCGAACGATACAGGTTTAACAGTAGAAACCAAGAACCCTCAGAGGGAATCGATGCTTACGTTTCAGCTCTAAGAAATCTCACCAAAACCTGTAATTTTGGATCCCTGCATGACTCGCTAGTCAGAGATAGGATTGTGTTTGGTGTACAAAGTAAACACACGAGGCAAAAGTTGCTACAGGAACGCAAGCTAACATTAGAGAAATGCATCGACATTTGCCGCAGTAATGAAGCCACAAGCTcacaaatgaaagaaattgcCTCTGGTAGTAATTTAGAAGCGGTAAATAAAGTTGAAGATCTGACACGTGATAAAGGAAGGTCTTGGCGGTGTGATTGGAAACGGAGGAATGATCGGAATGAGCAATCTCGAGATAATACAACACGCGTCACGAAAACGTGTCACTTCTGTGGAAACATACATGAGATGAATAAGAAGAAATGTCCCGCGTGGGGAAAGCAGTGCCAGAAATGCAATGGCAGGAATCATTTCGCAAGTGTCTGTAAAAAGGATCGAAGAATAAACCACATCGTGGAAGACGAAACAGATACCGACAGCGATGTGGAATTCATCACTAGCATCTGCCTCGAAGAAGAATACATATCTCAAGTTTCAGACAACGAATACCCAAAGGAAATTTATGCAGAGATGATAATAAATGGCAGCTCACTATCATTTCAAGTCGACTGCGGAGCGTCAGTGAACATTTTACCACTCAAATATGTCGGGGACTGTGCAATTAAACCGTCAAAGAAGTCACTGCGCATGTGGAATGGAACAAATGTCACTCCAGTCGGCTGGACACATGTGATCGTGCGTAATCCGAAGAACCACAGGAGGTATTCAATTGAATTCGTTTTCGTTCATGAAACATTCACCCCGCTTATCGGAGCACGTGCGGCCCAACAAATGAAGTTGATCAAGATAAACAACTCGAATTTCATAACAGCTTCTCCGACAAGGCCATCTCAAACGGAAGTCCACCAGTTAACTTCTACTGAGAAGATTGTTCAGGAATACGCAGATATCTTTGAGCGAGAAGTAGGGTCACTGCCTACGAATATGCATTGA